The Clostridia bacterium DNA segment ACAGGTCAGATGTGCAGTTTGCCTTTATAATAATGGCAATCTTAATAACCGTGAACCATTCATTGGTAGAAGTAGGCAAGGGGATTTCGTGGATTTCCAGTGGCTATATACACTATGTATGTCCCATCTGTGGCGTTACGACCATATACCAGTTTTTTGCATCAAGTGCAGATTGGTTGACAAAGCTTACAAACCCTGTCGCTTGGGTGATTCTGGGATCCATAATGGTGGCCGTATTGTTTGGTCCCATATTTTGCGGCTGGATCTGTCCTTTTGGAGGTTTTCAAGACCTAGTATCGAATAATTTAGGCAAACGAATTGTAAAAAATAAGCACAATAGATATATAGATAAGAAAGTGGATAAAAAATTAAGGTACCTGCGATATGTGTCACTGGCAATCGTCTTCTATATGACAGCCAAGTCGGCCGTAACCGTGCTTGAAAATGTAAATCCATACCATGCACTGTTGAACTTATTTGTAGGTGAATTTGCAGTTATTGGATTAATCGTTTTGCTAATAGTAGCACTCGCCTCGGTATTTATTGCTCGACCTTGGTGTAAGTATCTCTGCCCATATGGTGCATTACTAGGATTGTTCAATATTGTTCGAGTTAAGGCCATTGTTAGAAATGAGCCTACGTGTATTCACTGCAAGAAATGTAGTAGGGCATGTCCCATGAATATTGAAGTAGCTGAAAGTAAGATTGTGCGAGATCATCAGTGTATTTCTTGCCTTGAATGTACTTCAGACAATGCTTGCCCCGTTGAGGATACGGTTCAGTTAAAAGGTACGAAAGGTCTTCAAGAAGTAGTTGAAATCAATGCGAAAAACATAATTGCTGTTCTATTGATAATTGTGTCTTTGAGTATCTTTACCGCAGCGGTTGTATCAGATAAGACGACTGAAAGCAGTGCGGAAAGTGTGATTCCTCTTGTTTCAACCCAGCTAGATGGTAGCTATGAGTCTGGAGTATATACGGGGGAAGGAACGGGCTTTAATACCGGTTTAATGGTCGAAATTACCATAGACAATAACCAGATAACCAATATTGAGATAACTAGCCATAATGAAACGATTGGTTACTATGAAGCCGCGTTTGAAACGATTCCAAACAGTATTATAACGGAACAATCAACGGAAGTGGATTCTGTGTCTAGTGCAACCAGAAGTTCAGAAGGAATAATGGAAGCAGTGAGCGATGCTTTGGAGAAAGCCTTGATTACGACTAGTAATACGACGGAAGTAGAGTCTGAGGGCGTAGAGGTAGTTGAGAGTGAAAGGGAAGTATCAGAGCCTGTGCAGCAAGATACTACTAGTCAAAATGAAAATAGCGAGCTTGAGATTGAGCCTGAAATTGAGCCCACGAGTGAAGAGGATAGTATTCAAGTAGACGATTCTGGTCGTTATGCGGATGGCGTTTATACCGGTGTAGGTGTAGGATATGGTGGCGAGCTGACGGTGGAAGTAACCGTTGAAAATGGTAGCATCATGAGTGTGGAAGTTGTTGAAGACAATGAAACGCCGCGCTTCTTAAGTCGAGCCTCATCGATTCTAAGCAGCATACTAGATAGGCAATCTACTGACGTAGATACGGTTTCGAGTGCTACGATGAGTTCGACGGCAATTCTAGATGCAGTAGACCAGGCTCTGGAAGGTGCCCAATAGTGTACGTGCATACAGTAAGATTCAATGGATAGGCTTTTGCCTATCCATTTTTTTAACCCGACTATTTTATGTTTTTTCGGTATTGCAGGGGGGTTAGCTTGCTTTCTTTCTTGAATACTTTTGTAAAATAGCTTTGGTCGTCATAGCCTGTAGAAAGTGCGACCTCCATGACGCTCAGGTTTGTCGTACTTAGAAGACGTTTGGCCTCATTAATGCGCAGGTGGTTGATGTATTCGGTAAGTGAGCTACCAGTTTCCTTTTTGAATACGGACGACATGTATTTAGGACTCAATTCGGCTACCTTGGCTACATCCTTTAAGGTGATATGTTGCGTGAAATTGGCGCTAATATATTTGAGTGCTTTCCGGATGGTGCTGGGATGGTCTGAATCAATTACCAAGATGACGTGTTCTGTAAATCTGTCCAATACCTGCATCATCCAATAGGAAAGGTCGTCCATGGTTTTTATTTTGCTTAGGTCCTGAATGAAATGATAGTTCATACCAAACATTAGGTTTAGGTCGGCGCCGCCTTCAATGGCTGCTCTAGAAATGAGAGAACAAATTTCTAGTGCCCTGGATTTGCTGACTTCGATGTCAGCATAGGTATCGAAAAAAATGTATCCTAGTAAATCGTTCAAGACGGCTCGTGCACCGTTGCTGTCGCCGCTTCGGACCTTCATGAGAAGGTCTTTTTCTTTTTCGTAGGGATATTGGGAGGATAAGCTACCCTCTTTTTTGATGTTGAGGAGGCTGTCATGAATTTGTTTTTGTTGTTCCTTTTTACTGTATAGTATTTTCATTTCGAGTTGGCTTTGCCCCATCATGCGATCTCCTAATAGTTGGAGAAGAATGCCTAAATATCGAACCCGCTTGGGATCTATTACGGGAAGGCTTCGTAGATATGGGTAGAGCTTTTTTTTATAACATATATCTAACTGGTTTTTTTCTAGTATTTCATCGACCAGAAGATCGTCCGGATAGGACATGAGTACAGGACCACCGACTAAGGTACCGACGTGAACGCCTTCGATAATGATGGGATAGCAGAATTCTGTTAAACCGGCCGGGCAGAAAAAGATAAAAGTTTCTCCTAAGGTATGGGCTTGTTTGCCGGCATATAGGTGGGTCTGATTGCAGAGCTGTCCTCCATCGGTGATGGATTGGAATAGGTTGCAGAATGAAACTTCGTCGCACATATTGCACGAAGTTTTGCCACTTGCATCAACATATTTTACGGAAATAGTGGTGCTGTAGTAGTAGGTTTCCAACATATATTGTAGTCGTTCTCTGTCGATTGGCCCAATTTGGTTAAATATCATAAAAAACCCCTCTTGTTTAAAAGAATATACCTAATTTTATCACGTAATAAAAAAATATATTTGAAGATATGGAAATATTACCAAAAATATAACCAATTTTCGAGATAATACGCTAAATATGTTATACCATGTTGCTAGAGTGCTAGTGAAAGGAAAATGGAATATCATGTATCTCGAAGAAATTGTACGAGCGGTGCAAAATGGTAAGGCGGCAGCAGTAAAAGAGCAGGTACAAAAGGCAATTGAGGAAGGTGTTTCAGCAAGGGAGATACTCAATGATGGGCTTCTTAGCGCCATGAGTGTGATTGGTGATAAATTTACCAAAAATAAGATCTACGTACCGGAAGTGCTTTTAGCAGCACGTGCGACAAATGTGGGCATTGCTCTTTTGCAACCATTGTTTGCAGAAGAAAATATTAAGCCCCTGGGGAAGGTTGTCATAGGGACGGTACAGGGAGATATTCATGATATAGGCAAGAACTTAGTGGGTATGCTGATGAAGGGGATCGGGTTTGAAGTGCATGATATAGGTGTAGATATTGCACCGCTA contains these protein-coding regions:
- a CDS encoding FMN-binding protein — encoded protein: MKKKKLNRSDVQFAFIIMAILITVNHSLVEVGKGISWISSGYIHYVCPICGVTTIYQFFASSADWLTKLTNPVAWVILGSIMVAVLFGPIFCGWICPFGGFQDLVSNNLGKRIVKNKHNRYIDKKVDKKLRYLRYVSLAIVFYMTAKSAVTVLENVNPYHALLNLFVGEFAVIGLIVLLIVALASVFIARPWCKYLCPYGALLGLFNIVRVKAIVRNEPTCIHCKKCSRACPMNIEVAESKIVRDHQCISCLECTSDNACPVEDTVQLKGTKGLQEVVEINAKNIIAVLLIIVSLSIFTAAVVSDKTTESSAESVIPLVSTQLDGSYESGVYTGEGTGFNTGLMVEITIDNNQITNIEITSHNETIGYYEAAFETIPNSIITEQSTEVDSVSSATRSSEGIMEAVSDALEKALITTSNTTEVESEGVEVVESEREVSEPVQQDTTSQNENSELEIEPEIEPTSEEDSIQVDDSGRYADGVYTGVGVGYGGELTVEVTVENGSIMSVEVVEDNETPRFLSRASSILSSILDRQSTDVDTVSSATMSSTAILDAVDQALEGAQ
- a CDS encoding PocR ligand-binding domain-containing protein; amino-acid sequence: MIFNQIGPIDRERLQYMLETYYYSTTISVKYVDASGKTSCNMCDEVSFCNLFQSITDGGQLCNQTHLYAGKQAHTLGETFIFFCPAGLTEFCYPIIIEGVHVGTLVGGPVLMSYPDDLLVDEILEKNQLDICYKKKLYPYLRSLPVIDPKRVRYLGILLQLLGDRMMGQSQLEMKILYSKKEQQKQIHDSLLNIKKEGSLSSQYPYEKEKDLLMKVRSGDSNGARAVLNDLLGYIFFDTYADIEVSKSRALEICSLISRAAIEGGADLNLMFGMNYHFIQDLSKIKTMDDLSYWMMQVLDRFTEHVILVIDSDHPSTIRKALKYISANFTQHITLKDVAKVAELSPKYMSSVFKKETGSSLTEYINHLRINEAKRLLSTTNLSVMEVALSTGYDDQSYFTKVFKKESKLTPLQYRKNIK
- a CDS encoding corrinoid protein, with translation MYLEEIVRAVQNGKAAAVKEQVQKAIEEGVSAREILNDGLLSAMSVIGDKFTKNKIYVPEVLLAARATNVGIALLQPLFAEENIKPLGKVVIGTVQGDIHDIGKNLVGMLMKGIGFEVHDIGVDIAPLQFVKEAQKIGADIVCISSLLTTSMINMKWVIDEFEIRGIRDKHLIMVGGALVTSQFAKQIGADLFSAEAGAAARLARKQLIERNS